From BD1-7 clade bacterium, a single genomic window includes:
- the mraY gene encoding Phospho-N-acetylmuramoyl-pentapeptide-transferase: protein MLLIVANWLSEYINAFQVFNYLSMRAILGVLTALTIALIMGPVMIRRLVDRQIGQTVRTDGPQSHLSKSGTPTMGGGLILMSVGVSTLLWGDLSNRFVWTVLITTFAFGAIGWVDDYRKVVEKNSRGLPARWKYFWQSVFGLGAGLFLYYTAQTPQETQLFVPFFKNIAWSMGPLYLVLTYFVIVGASNAVNLTDGLDGLAILPSVMVGSALGIIAYLSGNVEFSRYLNIAYIPGAGELVVFCAALVGAGLGFLWFNTYPAQVFMGDVGSLALGAALGVIAVITRHEIVFFIMGGIFVLETVSVILQVASFKLTGKRIFRMAPIHHHFELKGWPEPRVIVRFWIITIILVLVGLATLKLR, encoded by the coding sequence ATGTTACTTATTGTCGCCAACTGGTTGTCAGAATATATAAATGCATTTCAGGTATTCAACTACCTGTCCATGCGTGCCATTTTGGGTGTTCTGACGGCCTTGACTATTGCTCTGATTATGGGGCCAGTCATGATTCGCCGTTTGGTTGACCGCCAAATCGGTCAAACCGTGCGAACGGATGGGCCGCAAAGTCATTTGTCGAAATCCGGCACACCAACAATGGGTGGTGGTTTGATTTTGATGTCGGTGGGGGTGTCAACGCTGCTATGGGGTGATTTGAGTAATCGTTTTGTGTGGACAGTGTTAATAACAACGTTTGCCTTTGGTGCGATTGGTTGGGTGGATGATTACCGTAAAGTGGTTGAAAAAAACTCCCGAGGGTTGCCCGCACGATGGAAGTATTTCTGGCAATCTGTATTCGGTTTAGGCGCCGGTTTGTTTCTTTACTATACGGCTCAAACACCGCAGGAAACTCAGTTGTTTGTTCCGTTTTTCAAGAATATCGCCTGGAGTATGGGGCCACTGTATTTAGTGTTGACCTATTTCGTTATCGTCGGGGCCAGTAATGCGGTCAACCTGACGGATGGCCTTGACGGTTTGGCGATTTTGCCGAGTGTCATGGTTGGGTCAGCGTTGGGCATCATTGCTTATCTCTCCGGCAATGTGGAGTTTTCCCGTTACTTGAATATCGCTTACATTCCTGGTGCGGGAGAGTTAGTGGTGTTCTGTGCGGCGCTGGTTGGCGCAGGCCTCGGGTTTCTTTGGTTTAACACGTATCCGGCACAAGTATTTATGGGCGATGTTGGATCGTTGGCATTGGGTGCTGCACTGGGTGTTATTGCCGTTATCACACGGCACGAAATCGTATTTTTCATCATGGGCGGTATTTTTGTCCTTGAAACCGTGTCGGTAATTTTGCAGGTCGCTTCTTTTAAATTAACCGGAAAACGCATATTCAGAATGGCGCCTATCCATCACCATTTCGAATTGAAGGGGTGGCCTGAGCCACGTGTGATTGTTCGTTTCTGGATTATCACCATCATCTTGGTGTTGGTTGGATTAGCAACACTAAAACTGCGGTAG
- the murF gene encoding UDP-N-acetylmuramoyl-tripeptide--D-alanyl-D-alanine ligase: MLNLTPRDLELITLGELIGDVTHVDSLARAVIDSRHIDTDDVFFAFKGEKADGHAFLQAASDKGAALAVVEQRQSNIALPQLVVDDCQKAMARIALHRRKQFSGVLMSMTGSCGKTTTKGMLVSILSQRGKTDATEGNLNNELGVPLTLMNMDASSDYFVVEMGAAERGDIRYLMQIAQPDITAITNIGTAHIGRFGSREAIAETKAEIFSELQEDHKAAINLDDAYASDWLEMLADKKVHSLTFSQQYNTADLLASDIVSSFESIQFTLCYQEQTKAVKLPATGRHNVSNALCASAMAILAGCSLDDVAAGLAEFVPVAGRLAPLKGSWGGPLLDDSYNANPGSVQAAIDVLCQFDARRWLVLGDMAELGGYTESAHQDIGEYARSAGVDELVAFGEQSNHTLAGYSAASVSTDKKTGRAFTDHDKLVAFLRQTLQPGDAVLVKGSRSSAMEKVVEPLLITKVSD, encoded by the coding sequence GTGCTGAACCTAACGCCTCGAGACCTTGAATTGATCACATTGGGTGAGTTGATTGGCGATGTAACGCACGTGGATTCTCTGGCGCGAGCGGTTATCGATAGCCGCCACATTGACACTGATGATGTGTTTTTTGCGTTTAAAGGTGAAAAAGCAGACGGGCATGCGTTTCTGCAGGCCGCAAGTGACAAGGGCGCGGCGTTGGCGGTTGTAGAGCAGCGACAAAGTAACATTGCGTTGCCTCAGTTAGTTGTTGATGATTGTCAAAAAGCCATGGCGCGTATCGCTTTACATCGACGTAAACAGTTTTCTGGTGTCTTGATGAGCATGACCGGAAGTTGCGGAAAAACCACCACAAAAGGCATGTTAGTCAGCATTTTGAGTCAGCGCGGTAAAACGGATGCGACAGAGGGCAATCTAAATAACGAGTTAGGTGTTCCACTAACCCTAATGAATATGGATGCATCCAGTGACTATTTTGTTGTGGAAATGGGGGCAGCAGAGCGCGGTGATATTCGTTATTTGATGCAAATTGCACAGCCGGATATCACAGCGATTACCAATATTGGAACCGCTCATATTGGCCGATTTGGTTCCAGAGAGGCAATTGCAGAAACTAAGGCTGAGATATTTTCTGAGTTACAGGAGGATCATAAAGCGGCGATTAATCTAGATGACGCCTATGCCAGTGATTGGCTCGAAATGTTGGCCGATAAAAAAGTACATTCACTGACATTTTCTCAGCAGTACAATACGGCTGATCTTCTTGCCAGCGATATTGTCAGTAGTTTTGAAAGTATTCAATTTACCTTGTGCTATCAGGAGCAGACTAAGGCGGTGAAGTTACCTGCTACCGGCAGACACAATGTATCAAATGCATTGTGTGCTTCGGCGATGGCAATTTTAGCCGGTTGTTCTCTGGATGATGTTGCTGCAGGGCTTGCAGAGTTTGTGCCTGTTGCCGGCCGTTTGGCTCCTCTGAAGGGAAGCTGGGGTGGTCCGCTTCTTGATGACTCCTACAACGCAAACCCTGGATCTGTTCAGGCGGCCATCGATGTATTGTGTCAGTTTGATGCACGTCGCTGGTTGGTGTTGGGTGATATGGCTGAACTTGGTGGATACACCGAATCTGCGCATCAAGATATTGGTGAGTATGCGCGGTCGGCTGGTGTTGATGAGTTGGTTGCTTTTGGGGAGCAGTCGAATCATACGCTGGCGGGGTACTCTGCTGCCTCCGTGAGCACGGATAAAAAGACAGGACGGGCGTTCACTGATCACGACAAACTCGTGGCGTTTTTGCGTCAGACATTGCAGCCAGGGGATGCTGTGTTAGTGAAAGGATCGAGGTCGTCAGCCATGGAAAAGGTTGTTGAGCCGCTATTAATAACGAAGGTTTCGGATTAA
- the murE gene encoding UDP-N-acetylmuramoyl-L-alanyl-D-glutamate--2,6-diaminopimelate ligase codes for MKTMPLSQLIALSNLTIDPEVRGLELDSRKVGAGDLFVALKGAQSDGHDYIPQAINAGAVAVVAERPLESLEPVRLPKGVPYIVLADLRQRLGTIAQRFYWSDIDVMPVVGVTGTNGKTSVSNYVAQLLRLLGQKTGEIGTLGVNVGDGWEATGNTTPDVLATHQYLRSMKDAGCRYAVMEISSHALDQGRVDGVNVVAGVYTNLSHDHLDYHKTIDAYREAKARMFSMPSLQVALINDDDESGHSMAKSCPPDVDIVRYSLVNRGADVRVSDLNFVGSRYRGCIHVGELDLPFSARLSGRFNISNMLAAVMTVYRLGFDLDETVALVEQLEPVRGRMESVNNDSGAHVVVDYAHTPDALEKALGALRTETLGRLLLVFGCGGDRDSTKRPAMGRIAEAWADFTWITSDNPRGEDPQAICADIATGFEYDDFSIVVDRKQAIIQAIGELEQGDTLLIAGKGHETYQVCGDTTVAFDDVSEARQALEPAGGVSC; via the coding sequence ATGAAAACCATGCCTCTCTCTCAGTTAATCGCACTATCTAATTTGACGATTGACCCAGAAGTGCGTGGTCTTGAGCTGGATAGCCGGAAAGTGGGTGCTGGCGATTTGTTTGTTGCGCTCAAAGGTGCACAATCCGATGGTCATGATTATATCCCGCAGGCGATTAATGCGGGGGCTGTCGCTGTTGTTGCAGAGCGACCGTTGGAATCTCTAGAGCCTGTGAGATTGCCGAAAGGTGTGCCTTATATCGTGTTGGCAGATTTACGACAACGCTTAGGAACCATTGCTCAGCGTTTTTATTGGAGCGATATTGATGTCATGCCCGTTGTCGGTGTTACGGGCACGAATGGCAAGACCTCAGTATCTAACTATGTTGCACAGCTGCTGCGGTTGCTAGGGCAAAAAACCGGCGAAATTGGCACTTTAGGTGTAAATGTTGGTGATGGTTGGGAAGCCACGGGTAACACAACACCTGATGTATTGGCGACACATCAATATCTGCGCAGTATGAAAGATGCGGGCTGCCGTTACGCAGTGATGGAGATTTCCTCCCATGCTCTTGATCAGGGGCGTGTTGACGGTGTGAATGTTGTGGCGGGTGTTTATACAAATTTGAGCCACGATCATCTTGATTATCACAAAACCATTGATGCCTATCGTGAGGCAAAGGCGCGGATGTTTAGCATGCCAAGCCTGCAAGTCGCGTTGATCAACGATGACGATGAGAGCGGGCATTCGATGGCGAAAAGTTGCCCGCCGGATGTGGATATTGTGCGTTACTCGTTAGTTAATCGAGGCGCAGACGTTCGGGTTTCAGATCTCAATTTTGTCGGTAGTCGTTATCGGGGATGCATCCATGTTGGTGAATTGGATTTGCCGTTTAGTGCGCGGCTCTCCGGTCGATTCAATATTTCTAATATGCTTGCAGCAGTGATGACGGTGTATCGACTCGGATTCGATTTGGACGAAACTGTTGCTCTGGTTGAACAACTTGAGCCCGTACGTGGAAGGATGGAATCAGTCAACAATGATTCCGGTGCGCATGTTGTGGTTGATTATGCACACACACCAGATGCACTGGAAAAGGCATTGGGGGCATTGAGAACAGAGACCCTTGGGCGGCTGCTGTTGGTGTTTGGATGTGGCGGTGATCGTGATTCGACCAAGCGCCCGGCAATGGGCCGGATTGCAGAAGCATGGGCCGATTTTACCTGGATTACATCGGACAACCCGCGAGGAGAAGATCCACAGGCAATTTGTGCGGATATCGCCACAGGCTTCGAATACGATGATTTCTCGATTGTTGTCGACCGGAAACAGGCGATCATTCAAGCCATTGGCGAGCTCGAACAGGGTGATACTTTGCTCATCGCCGGAAAGGGTCATGAAACCTACCAAGTGTGTGGTGATACAACAGTTGCTTTTGATGATGTTTCTGAGGCGCGCCAAGCGCTTGAACCCGCTGGAGGTGTTTCGTGCTGA